The Hyla sarda isolate aHylSar1 chromosome 2, aHylSar1.hap1, whole genome shotgun sequence genome includes the window CCTAGGGGACAGTGTAAAAATCGAATCAGTAGGctccgaccactggaaccccttGGTGATTGGAGCAACAGCACATGATCCCAtgtcactccattcattctctatagggTCTCCATACATGTAAGTGCAGCGATTAGCAATGTTTATTAGTCCCATAGAGAACAAATGGAGCTGCAGGTGATCATGTGCTGCTGCTACATTCATTTGGAGGACAAGGGACCTCTCTTCTCATGATCGGTGGAGGTCCCAGGGGTCAGGTCTCACCGATTCTGTGTATTGGTGATGACCTTTGGTGTACAGGCCCCAGACTGGACCAAAAGACCCTCCCCCCTCCACACATTGCTCCCCATGGCCCTCTCTGATATATACTTTTCTCtatgaccccatatctcacatatactgctctgtatgacccctatctcacatatactgttctgtatgaccccctatcacatatatactgtggggtctggggtgttgcaacagtgtaacagggtctggtggtattaaccctgtgggggtaaggtgttattaacccctgattagtcATGACGCCAGGTTGTGGTTATTTTCTGTATatggccctgccgacaaccaacccagaaaggcaggcaataaaggaatgtccacagcaggaattgtgaaaataactggaacttttacttaaacttcttatggaacagtctttacagttatgcagtttctctagaggcaactgggatgcaggatacctcacaggcttgctgggacttttagtattgagatttatgcaggccactgtgctactaatggtATAtatgagttgagtagtagtcactagaaattgtaggtagagcttgataactcacgttttgaagtggctgcaggttcattaggctttggcctagctgagatgaattTAGTAGATGCAGGCATTGTGCTTGCTTTGtagccaggaactaagagagagaatttagagactacagccccctatatactaggggggggggggggaggctggactaaagcccattggttgcaaagcctgtaggtcctgtacccagggaactctgggtacatcacatgacagtagatcacatgacccaggaaggtcctatacatttgtacaactttatatacaaagaacaatatgcacagtacatttacaatgcatttatagAAGGTGAacaaggggtgagccctgcaggagagccctatggactgcaggggacttaggaagggtacaggaccatgtcctgtactcggacaccacaaacccccttacttaataaAAGTCGTCCCCGACGtatgtccccttagggagaggaacGGAATGGCCAGTcggccggatgcagtcctgaagcattaatcCAAACGTCCCAGTTCAGGCTGATGATAACAAAAATGATGAAAGAATATATAGAGTCTCTGTGCATTtaaataatgtccatacatgctctggaaCTTATTCACGAACAGGATGggataaatatgtttttttttttcattttagaattTACTAAATAACACATTTTCATACCTTTGGTATCCCCATTCTACTTTAGTTTATTAgattatgcatctctaatgactatgcatgAGATATAATAAGTTATATCCTAGCTATAACATCCGTCTTTAGCTGAAAACGTTATCAACACATGACATTTGATATTTGATTTATGTCTGACATTTGACTGACATGTAGATAATTGACAATGACTATAGAATATTTTTAACTTACACTTGACATGAAGTATGTACAATGACTGCAATGCTTCTACATACTGAAATTAATCTCACTGTTACCTTTTTTATTGACATATAtttgatataataccacatattatTTCCCTTGTTATAtactggttgcggattgggttgcctgaggctttctgtccaatgccttagctactagggtctatcggtactacacacttacccctagaactctggaTCTAGATAACAATTACACTTACTGTTACCTTTTTGGAtacgtgtattttttttttttttttagttagctacaggaataccttctggccagtaaagtaccctggaCACATAAAGACAAAAGAACACATTAGTACATGTCATTTGTGCacaacagtggtatggactgataATAAACAGGTTACAGTCCCTAAGACTCATTTTCTTGTTTGCTTGTGAAATAGGTATTTGAAATTTTAGTAAGTTTTGTGTACTGGACTTTGAATGTATACTACTGAAGTTTATGTACTGAATTATGTGTACACTGGATTTTATGAATGtgaagtcagtcttgatatctgaGTGGTTTTTAGATGATTAGGCACTAGTGAAGGGTGGCGTTtattgttactcccagaggagctgggagagcACCTTTAAGAAAACACTATAACACCTataagaaatatatttttttcctttacttCCGTACAGGAATTATGTACTTCTGTACAGGGATTTTATACTTATGTACAGGGATTTTATACTTCTATACAGTAAACCACttacattttttgacattttatgTAACCATAAATCTTATTTGCTTGGCAGCACAAAAGTTACATTTACCTGCTGTTGGAGTGCAACATTTTGtacacaaaaatatattactattataacaTTTACATTAACGGTCATGTAAGGCTCTACAGtccacctacattatggagtcCTGAATGAAAACACGACTATGCCGGGCACAAACTTACTAGGATCTACtcaggcaaggagtctctcggccaggagccgggcacaaacttactaggatctcctcaggcaaggagtctctcggccagggGCTGGGCACAAACTTATGAAGGTAGTTACGTTGCAAACAGGAGAACTTCTTGGCATAGTTCTGCCAGGCACTTTATCTTGAACTTGTTGCAGAACTGAAAAAAACCTGTAAAAACAAGAGGATACTGGTGTACCACACAGTTAGTGActgaaaaactatttcagaagtTGGATCTTCTTTCCTCCCAACCTCGCCTATCAGCGTGCTTCCTACTTTGCGACATATAGAGAGGAGCACGAGGTTGGGCTTCCCTCATGGGGTTTACAATAGTGTCCCAAGAAACATTTGTGAGCAGGGACTGTGCCACTGATGTGTTCATGCTCACAACAACATTAAtggcagcagctgaggccactGGTATTACAGTTGGTGCCGGTCGGTTCGGCCTCACCTCCTTAGGTGAAGTAGGCCGCGGCACATCAGTTGGTGCCTGCTGTTTAGGCCACATCTCTGGCTCCGGAGTAGGCCTATGCACATATGTTGGTGCCCGTTggtcaggcctcacctcctcagagggagtaggcctgggcatgtTCTCTGTTAAAGATGATGCTGAACTGGACCTTGACATGTGCTTGGGATCCATGATGGGCACCTTGTACACTTCTTCACAGGCTGACTCTGGTAACCTCATTGGCGGAATCCCGTGGGGATCTGCGTCCCAGTCGTCCGAGGAGAAGTATATAAATGGTATCTGTGTTTGATTCTTGGGCCTAGTTATGGCTGCAGCCCATTCACCTCGCACACTCTTGACTGGTGTACTCTACAATCTCCCCTCGCTCTAGGGAGTGATATCTTCTAGGCAGGTAGTCCTGCTGAACAGCCCTTCTATTGATTAATATGGTCCCTCTATGCCGGCAGTCCTGGAGGGTACCAAAGCCTCTTGCTTTGTAAAATTTTACAACTGTGGCGCGTCGGTGCTCTAAGGGTGGCTCACCCTCTTGAGGATAGTCCAGCATACGAATGTATAGAGCTTCTAACTTTTTAGTGTCCCTCTgttgctctgcctggacttcatAAGGGAGGCGTTTCGGCCCATATCTCTCTCTATGCTGGGCCCTTAACTTTTCAAAGATACCGGCAATTTCAGCCTCCCTGCGGGCCCTTTCTGCCTCAGCTGTGGGGAccggtggatgggacttccctggctggGGAAGGACGTGGTCCCGCATGTATTGTATGAGCGCAGGCTCGTCGCCGAACACCCACTGTGGAAGGGGGGGTGACTGCGGGCGTGCGCTAACAGGTGCAGACATCTGTGCTAGGGGTTCCctgtcagggctggaggaggctTCGGCCAGCGTACTTACATCCGACTCCTCGGTTGTGATCTCCGCCCACGATCCCCAggatctgtggtgaggggacggtctcaccggcgatgcaggTCGTGAAGTCTGCGGTGATTCCCCTCTCAGGGCGGCTGGCCACTCGTCGTCCTCTGGAAAAGGGGGCAGGTTGCAGTCTTCCACGGCCCCATGGGACAACTGATGCaagcggtcagcaagttcttggaaaagttgcGCTGCGGCCGTGGCAACTTTCCGctgctccggcgccatcttgctgCTCTCCTCACATGTTGCTGTGGGCTCCGCCATCTCCATACACCTCGCTGCCATCTCCGGACTGTAAAGGTCTGGCCGCGTGGCTGCTTTCATATGAGGCTTAAACAAAATGACCgccagccggaaggacgtcatcggtgcagctctgacttcctgtcccccggCAAGCACAAGCAGAAGataacagttccacttcggcataggAACAGCTACATAATGTCCACGCCCAAGGGCGGGATGCAGACCAGCGCAAGACTTTTCGGGTTCTCGGGTTCtgccttaaccctttcaggtacggtCTGCAGCTGAGCACGTAGCATGGCTTCGTTCCTGATTTTACACATGGCCATAATACAGtattcttcccctcccccttactttttctagcgcctaggcaaagcacaatttcagcaacaatgtcctgtacacttttgggcgcAATGTCAATTGCTACTTGCAAAAATCCTGGACAGTATTCTATACACATTCCTCCatagggggaggactatggcACTTGTAATAATGGCGTACACCTGTTTTTCATTGCGGGGGATCAGGGTAGCTGAGATATtagaggcacacacccgtatcctgttcgtaggacgccaaaagacttgtggtgtctggggtgttgcaacagtgtagcagggtctggtggtattaaccctgtgggataAGGTGTTATTAACTCCTGAATAGTTATGACGACAGggtgtggttgttttctgtataaggccctaccgacaaccaacccagaaacggcaggcaatCGAGGAATGTCCATAGCAGGAATTGtgaaaataactggaacttttacttaaacttcttatgaaacagtctttacaattatgcagtttccctaaaggcaaccgggatgcaggattcctcaaaggcttgctgggacttgaagtattgagatttatgcagaccactgtgctactaatggtatacttgagttgagtagtagtcactagaaattgtaggtagagcttgataactcacgttttgaagtggctgcaggtactttaggctttggcctagatgagatgaatttagtagATGCAGGTATTGTGCTTGCTTTGTAGCCAGGAACTAAGGGGGGCTtgactaggggggctggactaaagcccattggttgcaaagcctgtaggtcctgtacccagggaactctgggtacatcacatgacagtagatcacatgagcCAGGAAAGTCCTacacatttgtacaactttatatacaaagaacaatatgcacaatacatttacaatgcatttaaGAAGGCGAGCAAGGGGTGAGCACTGCAGGAGAGccttatggactgcagggactcttcctgaggggacttaggaagggtacaggaccatgtcctgtaccgggaaaccacaatactgttccctatgacctcctttcacatatatactgcaccctattgtcacgatgccggctggcaggaggtggatcctctgtgccagagagggattggcgtggaccgtgctagtggaccggttctaagtcactactggtgttcaccagagcccgccgcaaagcgggatggtcttgctgcggcggtagtgaccaggtcgtatccactagcaacggctcaacctctctgactgctgaagataggcgcggtacaagggagtagacaaaagcaaggtcggacgtagcagaaggtcggggcaggcagcaaggatcgtagtcaggggcaacggcaggaggtctggaacacaggctaggaacacacaagggaacgctttcactaggcacgatggcaacaagatccggcgagggagtgcaggggaagtgaggtatacatagggagtgcacaggtgaacacactgattagaaccactgcgccaatcagcggcgcagtggccctttaaatcgcagagacccggcgcgcgcgccctagggagcggggccgcgcgcgccgggacaggaccgacggagagcgagtcaggtacgggagccggggtgcgcatcgcgagcgggcgccacccgcatcgcgaatcgcatcccggctggaggcggtatcgcagcgcacccggtcagtggatctgaccggggcgctgcgggagcgagagtgtagcgagcgctccggggaggagcggggacccggagtgctcggcgtaacacctatgacccctatctcacatataatgttctgtatgaccccgtatttcacatatataaggctccctatgaccccctatcacatatatactgctccctatgacctcctatcacatatatactgctccctattaccctctatcacatatatactgctccctatgacctcctatcacatatatacttctCCCCATTACCTCCTttgtgtaacgccgagcgctccgggccccgcttcccctccggagcgcttgcagcgttACTCTCTTGCCTGCAGCTGCTCTGTGTCCTTtgtccgcggatcgcatcccgtatCACTCACCGatcccgtccttctgctcagtcccggcgcgcgcggccctgctctctagggcatcaggaaaaggatcttgttcacaccaggcggtttccctcccaggctcctctctttccacgtcctttgcaatctgttccagtgcctcctgccgaggaggctatgcaagtggatcggtctcgcctgacccaacaagagaggtctcgcctgacccaacaagagaggactcgccgtaggaatgaaaacctgtgcctatactgtgcaagcatCGAACAtctcctaaaagactgtcctatccgtcctccgcattaacgtaggagagtcgttgctaggagggaattctacctctccacgattgactttacctgtgcggattgctatacccgttAATGCTACTTCTTTCTCCGTTGTGGCCTGgttggactcgggttcagcaggaagtttcattgaagcctccctagtaaacagattcaacattccagttctcgtcaagcctctcttcatttcatccgtcaatggagagagactggtttgcaccgtgcgttaccgcactcaaccgctactcatgactgttggagttcaccatcatgaacatattgaattttttttgctaccctactgcacttctgaaattcttctgggcttgccctggctccaacgtcattcgcctagcctcgactgggtcaccggggacattaagagctagggatcttcttgccacaagcgatgtcttcacccagtttcttcctgccaagtctccatggctactcctttgccaggtcttcctaaggcctatcggGTGAGGTGCACCCGACATACTGCACCTCACACTCTCGGCAGGTGAACACATAAACTACATTTGGTGTATTGCAGTCTATGTATTCTTTAATTTGGACAGAAATACCATTAGAGGTGGATATGACTGTGGAAGAATTGTTCATAACTCaacaacatacagtggtccctcaacatacgatggcaattcgttccaaacgatccatcgtttgtcgaatccatcgtatgttgagggatccgtgcaatgtaaagtataggaagatgtacttacctgtcccgccgctccgcaccaggtcctcaccgctcccgctgctgttccaggggctcccgatgctgtcccgctgctccggtgtcttcttcgcgatcctccggcatcttctgcagggtccgggcctcgctttctggtgacgttattacgctgctgcgcctgcgcggcgtgcgtagtgacgtaataacgacgccggaaagcaaggcccggaccctggagaagatgcgcaagacaccggaggatcgcgaagtggacccggagcagcgggaataggtaagcgaacctgccagggatgcttaaactgctattcgacagcagcttaagcattttgccctgtcggatagcagttaatgcgatggccccgacatataaaagcatcgtatgtcgatgctgacatcgacatgcgatggcctctgagaggccatcgtatgtcgattttatcatatgtcggggccatcgtatgtcggggggttactgtatacatTTGGTATGTCCACATTTGTATGATCCTTTGTGTCCCAACCAGGTAGGCTTAACTGAACCAATTCTGTCAGAGAACAGTCTTGGTGAGATTCTCTGTCCAATTGTCGGGGCCTTTTTAGCAATGCATCTAAACCCCTGTGAGAATACCTCTTGAAAGGCTGGGTCATATTTAATAAGTGGCATGTACTTGCGTAGAATATTGCAAATTTGTTTGTATTCATGACTGTATTGTGTGGAGAAAGTGATGGGTGTAGAGGTGCATTGTGGCATATTAATGTCACTAAATGGTCTAAGATTGATCATTGTGTTGTGATCCCTAGAAGACGCAacttttttacccctttcaatgCTCCACTTGGAATACCCCCGTGTCTCCAAACGATGTCCTATCTGGTCAATTTCATTTGAAAAATCCATGTCCAGAGAACAGTTTCTGCGTGCCCTAACCATCTCCCCAATAGTGAGATTCTTCACCACATGGGGTGGATGGCACGAGGACGCATGTAAGACGGAGTTTACCGCCGTACTCTTTCTATGTGTACACGGAATAATTCTTTGCCTCTCCAAATCCCCCCATAAGTGTAAATCCAGAAAAGAAAATGTACTGGTTTCCTGTGACACAGTGAATTTCAGATTGCACATGTTGTTGtttaaatatgcagtaaagtctGGCATGGCCGCCACATCTGACCCCTATATAAGCAGGAGGTCATCTATGTAGCGACCATACCAGAAAATAGATGACATAAAAGGATTGGTGGGGGCAAAGAGAGTCACCCTCTCCCCccaacacatataaatgttggcga containing:
- the LOC130356225 gene encoding uncharacterized protein LOC130356225, with the protein product MPKWNCYLLLVLAGGQEVRAAPMTSFRLAVILFKPHMKAATRPDLYSPEMAARCMEMAEPTATCEESSKMAPEQRKVATAAAQLFQELADRLHQLSHGAVEDCNLPPFPEDDEWPAALRGESPQTSRPASPVRPSPHHRSWGSWAEITTEESDVSTLAEASSSPDREPLAQMSAPVSARPQSPPLPQWVFGDEPALIQYMRDHVLPQPGKSHPPVPTAEAERARREAEIAGIFEKLRAQHRERYGPKRLPYEVQAEQQRDTKKLEALYIRMLDYPQEGEPPLEHRRATVVKFYKARGFGTLQDCRHRGTILINRRAVQQDYLPRRYHSLERGEIVEYTSQECAR